A region from the uncultured Macellibacteroides sp. genome encodes:
- a CDS encoding PstS family phosphate ABC transporter substrate-binding protein produces the protein MKKTILLAAMACLLTSNVFAQKIKGSDTVLPLTQTEAENYMNKNKSAKITVTGGGSGVGISALMEGTTDIAMSSRKMKFDEKVKMQQSGKSTKEIIVAYDALSVVVHPSNKVSNLTREQIEAIFTGKITNWKEVGGADLKIVAYSRETSSGTYEFFKESVLKNKNYKNGILSMPATGAIIQSVSQTKGAIGYVGLAYLNKEVKAIHISYDKGKKYIEPSFQNAKSKIYPVVRPLFYYYETKSEKKVKPFIDYVLSAEGQKTVKDVGYIPVK, from the coding sequence ATGAAAAAGACAATCTTACTGGCAGCTATGGCTTGCCTACTTACCTCGAATGTATTTGCACAGAAAATAAAAGGGAGTGATACCGTGTTGCCGTTAACTCAAACGGAAGCAGAAAATTATATGAACAAAAACAAAAGTGCAAAAATTACAGTAACCGGAGGCGGTTCAGGTGTTGGTATATCTGCACTGATGGAAGGGACTACAGACATTGCCATGTCCTCTCGTAAGATGAAATTCGACGAAAAGGTTAAAATGCAACAATCAGGAAAGTCGACCAAAGAAATAATCGTTGCATATGATGCCTTATCTGTAGTAGTTCACCCGTCAAATAAGGTTTCAAACCTGACTCGCGAACAAATCGAAGCTATTTTTACGGGTAAAATAACAAACTGGAAAGAAGTTGGCGGAGCAGATCTTAAGATAGTCGCTTACTCACGTGAAACCTCTTCAGGAACTTATGAATTCTTCAAAGAGAGCGTGCTAAAGAATAAAAATTACAAGAATGGTATCCTAAGTATGCCTGCAACCGGAGCGATTATTCAGTCGGTAAGTCAGACTAAGGGAGCAATTGGCTATGTTGGACTTGCATACCTGAACAAAGAGGTAAAAGCTATACATATATCTTACGACAAGGGCAAAAAATACATTGAACCCTCTTTCCAGAATGCAAAAAGCAAAATATATCCGGTAGTTCGTCCGCTGTTTTATTATTACGAAACAAAAAGCGAAAAGAAGGTTAAGCCTTTCATAGACTATGTGCTTTCTGCAGAAGGTCAAAAAACGGTAAAAGATGTAGGATATATCCCAGTTAAGTAA
- a CDS encoding carbohydrate-binding family 9-like protein, which translates to MKSIKIPYLKTLDVLDLTSIGFLMEDKAHRENIDTVNWNEYPYKPIVAFDIARGDKDLYIRYFVKGNSLRAVHTADDTPVHQDSCVEFFMQVPGEKSYINFEFNCIGTCDAARRLSRNEKTSLTDEEYARIRRHSSLKHQSFDEIQGVHSWELVVAIPFTLMGLDPNYLPEKIKANFYKCADNTAYPHFVSWNPIDLPNPDFHCPAFFGELYF; encoded by the coding sequence ATGAAAAGTATAAAGATTCCTTATCTTAAAACGCTTGATGTGCTCGATCTGACTTCCATCGGATTTCTTATGGAAGACAAAGCACATCGCGAGAACATTGATACTGTAAATTGGAATGAATATCCCTACAAACCTATTGTCGCTTTTGATATAGCGAGAGGTGACAAAGATTTGTATATCCGATATTTTGTAAAAGGGAATTCCTTGCGTGCTGTACATACAGCAGATGATACGCCTGTTCATCAGGATAGTTGTGTAGAATTTTTTATGCAAGTGCCCGGAGAGAAATCGTACATTAATTTCGAATTCAACTGCATTGGAACTTGCGATGCGGCCAGACGATTGTCTCGTAATGAGAAAACATCTCTGACTGATGAGGAATATGCCCGCATCAGACGGCATTCGTCGTTAAAGCATCAAAGCTTCGATGAGATTCAGGGAGTTCATTCCTGGGAGCTAGTTGTTGCCATCCCTTTTACACTGATGGGATTGGATCCAAACTATCTGCCGGAAAAAATAAAAGCTAACTTCTACAAGTGCGCAGATAACACTGCTTATCCGCATTTTGTAAGCTGGAATCCCATCGATTTGCCTAATCCGGACTTTCATTGCCCGGCTTTCTTTGGCGAATTATACTTTTAA
- the purL gene encoding phosphoribosylformylglycinamidine synthase — MILFFKSSTQTVLAVETATPFSNEDVQKLIWLFSQATPLQSETMEGWFVGPRREMITPWSTNAVEITQNMGITGILRIEEYFPVASEKAEHDPMLQRIYNGLTQDIFKVSKQPDPIVHIEDIDAYNKKEGLALSEDEVSYLNEVSQKLGRKLTDSEVYGFAQVNSEHCRHKIFGGVFIIDGEEKESSLFNLIKKTSAENPNKLVSAYKDNVAFSEGPVVEQFAPISGDKPDYFAIKDIKTVISLKAETHNFPTTVEPFNGAATGTGGEIRDRLGGGKASLPIAGTAVYMTSYPRTEGARSWENILNPRAWLYQTPEQILIKASNGASDFGNKFGQPLICGSLLTFEHAENNKEYGYDKVIMLAGGVGFANMRDALKGNPAPGEKVVVLGGDNYRIGMGGGAVSSVNTGQFTSGIELNAVQRANPEMQKRTANVIRTISEADVNPIVSIHDHGAGGHLNCLSELVEATGGRIDMSKLPIGDPTLSAKEIVGNESQERMGILVDEKEVEMMKRIADRERAPMYVVGETTNDMKFVFEQADGVKPIDIKLEYMFGKAPRTVMTDKTVEESFQPVVYKESELHHYLENVLQLEAVACKDWLTNKVDRSVTGKVARQQCQGELQLPLSDLGAVALDYRGKAGIATSIGHAPQVAMVDPAAGSVMAIAEALTNIVFAPLTDKLEGVSLSANWMWPCRNEGEDARLYKAVEAASEFACSLGINIPTGKDSLSMTQKYGDEKVLSPGTVIISAGGEVSNVKKIVSPVLVQDKNTYIYYIDFSFDSLKLGGSALAQTLNKLGNEVPTVTDAEYFRDAFNSVQELIEKGLILAGHDISAGGMITALLEMCFANVEGGLEVNLDGISENDIVKILFSENPGILIQVKDKKEVEKLLEENGVGFARIAKPTDERHILVSKEGIQYHFGIDYMRDVWYESSYKLDVKQSGATCAGNRFENYKMQPIQYKFNKNFTGKLSSFEISADRRTPSGIKAAIIREKGTNGEREMAYALYLAGFDVKDVHMTDLASGRETLEDISFVVFCGGFSNSDVLGSAKGWAGGFLYNEKAKKALDNFYARKDTMSLGICNGCQLMAELELLYPEHAIKHKMVHNDSHKFESGFVGLEIPKNNSIMLGSLSGTKLGVWVAHGEGKFSFPYEEKEYNVIAKYNYDGYPANPNGSPYSVAGVCSKDGRHLAMMPHPERAIFPWQCGYYPNDRKGNDQVTPWMEAFVNARKWIESHA; from the coding sequence ATGATTCTATTTTTCAAGTCTTCAACACAAACGGTACTGGCTGTAGAAACAGCTACTCCTTTCTCAAACGAAGATGTCCAGAAACTTATCTGGTTGTTCAGCCAAGCAACTCCTCTTCAATCGGAAACAATGGAAGGTTGGTTCGTAGGTCCGCGCCGCGAAATGATTACCCCATGGAGTACGAATGCCGTAGAAATCACCCAAAACATGGGTATTACAGGTATTCTTCGTATTGAAGAGTATTTTCCGGTTGCTTCAGAAAAAGCAGAACATGATCCAATGCTTCAACGTATCTACAATGGTCTGACGCAAGACATCTTTAAAGTAAGCAAACAGCCAGATCCGATTGTTCACATTGAAGATATTGATGCCTACAATAAAAAGGAAGGCTTAGCTTTAAGCGAAGACGAAGTTTCTTATCTGAACGAGGTTAGCCAGAAACTGGGTCGTAAACTAACAGATAGCGAAGTGTATGGTTTTGCTCAGGTTAATTCCGAACACTGTCGTCATAAAATTTTCGGAGGCGTTTTTATTATTGATGGAGAAGAGAAAGAAAGCTCTCTTTTTAATCTTATAAAAAAGACTTCGGCAGAAAATCCAAATAAGCTGGTCTCTGCTTACAAGGATAATGTAGCATTCAGCGAAGGTCCCGTTGTAGAGCAGTTTGCTCCGATAAGCGGCGATAAACCTGATTATTTTGCCATCAAAGATATTAAAACAGTAATTTCACTTAAGGCAGAAACTCATAACTTTCCAACAACCGTAGAACCGTTCAATGGAGCGGCAACTGGTACCGGAGGAGAGATTCGTGACCGTCTGGGCGGTGGTAAAGCAAGTTTACCTATTGCCGGAACTGCAGTATATATGACTTCTTATCCTCGTACTGAAGGAGCACGCTCTTGGGAAAATATTCTTAATCCCCGTGCCTGGTTGTATCAGACTCCGGAACAAATACTTATTAAAGCTTCAAACGGAGCTTCCGATTTTGGAAACAAGTTCGGACAACCCCTTATCTGTGGTTCTCTGCTTACTTTCGAACATGCAGAAAATAACAAAGAATATGGATATGATAAGGTTATAATGCTTGCCGGCGGTGTTGGTTTTGCTAACATGCGCGATGCTTTAAAGGGCAATCCTGCTCCAGGAGAAAAAGTGGTTGTATTAGGTGGCGATAACTATCGTATCGGAATGGGTGGAGGTGCAGTATCTTCCGTAAATACAGGTCAGTTTACCAGTGGTATTGAGCTGAATGCGGTACAGCGTGCCAACCCGGAAATGCAGAAACGTACGGCTAATGTTATCCGTACAATCTCTGAAGCGGATGTTAATCCAATTGTTTCCATTCATGACCACGGTGCAGGTGGGCATCTTAACTGTTTGTCTGAATTGGTTGAGGCAACCGGCGGCCGTATCGATATGAGTAAGCTTCCGATTGGAGATCCAACTCTTTCTGCAAAGGAAATTGTAGGAAACGAAAGCCAGGAACGTATGGGTATTCTGGTAGATGAAAAAGAAGTTGAAATGATGAAGCGTATTGCCGACCGTGAACGTGCTCCGATGTACGTGGTTGGTGAAACGACAAACGATATGAAATTTGTTTTCGAGCAGGCTGATGGGGTGAAACCTATTGACATAAAGCTTGAATATATGTTCGGTAAAGCTCCTCGTACAGTGATGACGGACAAAACGGTTGAAGAATCGTTCCAGCCTGTTGTTTACAAGGAATCCGAACTTCATCATTACCTTGAAAATGTATTGCAGCTGGAAGCTGTTGCCTGCAAAGACTGGTTAACGAACAAGGTAGACCGTTCCGTAACAGGAAAAGTAGCCCGTCAGCAATGCCAGGGTGAATTACAATTGCCTTTGAGCGACCTTGGTGCCGTAGCACTTGATTATCGCGGAAAAGCAGGTATTGCAACATCCATCGGACACGCTCCTCAGGTAGCTATGGTTGATCCGGCAGCTGGTTCTGTAATGGCTATCGCTGAAGCGTTGACTAACATCGTTTTTGCTCCGCTTACCGATAAACTGGAAGGAGTATCTCTTAGTGCCAACTGGATGTGGCCTTGCCGCAACGAAGGCGAAGATGCCCGATTGTATAAAGCAGTTGAAGCAGCTTCTGAGTTTGCCTGCAGCCTGGGAATTAATATTCCAACAGGTAAGGATTCTTTGTCGATGACTCAAAAGTATGGGGATGAAAAGGTTTTATCTCCAGGTACAGTTATAATATCTGCCGGAGGAGAAGTAAGCAATGTGAAGAAGATTGTTTCTCCCGTACTTGTTCAGGACAAGAACACATATATATACTATATTGACTTCTCTTTTGATTCTCTGAAACTGGGAGGTTCTGCTCTTGCTCAGACTTTAAACAAACTGGGCAATGAAGTTCCTACGGTTACCGATGCCGAATATTTCCGCGATGCTTTTAATTCTGTTCAGGAACTGATTGAAAAAGGCTTGATTCTTGCTGGTCACGATATTTCTGCAGGTGGTATGATTACCGCTTTACTTGAAATGTGTTTTGCCAATGTAGAAGGAGGTCTTGAAGTTAATCTTGATGGAATTTCTGAAAATGATATCGTAAAGATTTTGTTCTCGGAAAATCCGGGTATCTTGATTCAGGTGAAAGACAAAAAAGAAGTAGAAAAACTGCTTGAGGAAAATGGTGTAGGTTTCGCCCGTATTGCAAAGCCAACCGACGAACGCCATATATTGGTTTCAAAAGAAGGAATTCAGTACCATTTTGGTATAGACTATATGCGCGACGTTTGGTATGAGTCTTCTTACAAACTTGACGTTAAGCAGAGTGGAGCAACATGTGCAGGCAATCGTTTCGAAAATTATAAGATGCAGCCAATACAGTACAAGTTCAACAAGAACTTTACCGGGAAACTTTCTTCTTTCGAAATTTCGGCCGACCGCCGTACTCCGTCGGGAATTAAAGCGGCTATCATCCGTGAAAAGGGTACGAACGGTGAACGCGAAATGGCTTATGCTCTGTATTTAGCTGGTTTTGATGTAAAAGACGTTCATATGACCGACCTTGCTTCTGGTCGTGAAACACTTGAAGACATTAGCTTTGTTGTATTCTGCGGTGGATTCTCTAATTCGGATGTATTGGGTTCAGCCAAAGGATGGGCGGGAGGTTTCTTGTACAACGAAAAAGCCAAAAAGGCTTTGGATAACTTCTATGCTCGTAAAGATACAATGAGTTTGGGTATTTGTAATGGTTGTCAGCTGATGGCTGAATTAGAATTGCTCTATCCTGAACACGCAATAAAGCATAAAATGGTTCATAATGATTCTCATAAATTCGAATCTGGGTTTGTTGGATTGGAAATTCCAAAGAACAACTCAATTATGCTAGGTTCATTATCCGGAACAAAATTAGGCGTCTGGGTGGCTCACGGAGAAGGAAAATTCTCTTTCCCTTACGAAGAAAAGGAATACAACGTGATTGCCAAGTACAATTATGATGGCTATCCTGCAAATCCGAACGGATCTCCCTATTCTGTTGCCGGTGTTTGCAGCAAGGATGGACGTCATCTTGCCATGATGCCTCACCCTGAGCGTGCCATTTTCCCATGGCAATGCGGATATTATCCGAACGACCGCAAGGGCAACGACCAGGTTACTCCATGGATGGAAGCCTTTGTAAATGCACGTAAATGGATAGAAAGCCATGCATAA
- a CDS encoding LysE family transporter codes for MLGIVSKGIIIGILVSAPMGPVGMLCLQRTLNKGRLHGLVTGLGAALSDIIYAALTCLGMGVVVNFVEANQSPLQLIGSIVLAGFGYYIFQSNPVRELKKQHEKKLSFTQDFITAFFLTFSNILIVLLYIGLFARFGFVLPEHSIWTLAGGIGGIGLGAVIWWFFITYVVAKLKKWFNIRGIGVMNRVVGLVIIVLAVIGAVSVIWPSFLNLPMLHIY; via the coding sequence ATGCTCGGAATTGTAAGTAAAGGAATAATTATTGGCATTTTAGTTTCAGCTCCCATGGGGCCGGTAGGAATGTTATGTTTGCAAAGGACCTTAAACAAAGGCCGTTTGCACGGACTGGTAACCGGATTGGGTGCTGCTTTGTCGGATATTATTTATGCTGCGCTTACTTGTCTAGGTATGGGGGTTGTTGTTAATTTTGTTGAGGCTAACCAATCACCGCTTCAGCTAATAGGTAGTATTGTATTGGCTGGCTTTGGATATTATATATTTCAAAGTAATCCTGTCCGCGAATTAAAAAAGCAGCATGAAAAGAAACTTTCTTTCACGCAGGATTTTATTACCGCTTTTTTTCTTACTTTTAGCAATATACTGATTGTTCTTTTGTATATTGGTCTTTTTGCCCGGTTTGGATTCGTATTACCAGAACACTCTATTTGGACGTTGGCCGGAGGAATAGGAGGTATTGGACTTGGCGCTGTTATCTGGTGGTTTTTTATTACATATGTTGTTGCAAAGTTAAAAAAATGGTTTAATATAAGGGGCATTGGTGTTATGAACAGGGTGGTGGGGCTTGTAATTATTGTGCTTGCTGTTATAGGTGCTGTTTCTGTAATATGGCCTTCCTTCCTGAATTTGCCGATGCTTCATATTTATTAG
- a CDS encoding response regulator transcription factor, with protein MNVNLRIAIADPSVIIRSGVEAILKRISSLRIYVDEISGADALYEYMKKHQPDVLIINPAFLGYYSLAMLKEECGCSRLKCVALLYAVAEHSLLKQYDDFITIYDSPEEIKNKIEKISNQYEVEKTEGEDELQTLSVREREIVVCVVKGLTNREIAEQLYLSAHTVITHRRNIARKLQIHSASGLTVYAIVNKLIELDDIKK; from the coding sequence ATGAACGTTAATCTAAGAATAGCAATTGCTGACCCTTCGGTAATCATTCGCAGTGGTGTTGAGGCTATATTAAAACGAATTTCGAGCCTTCGGATTTATGTGGATGAGATTTCTGGAGCAGATGCTTTATATGAATATATGAAGAAGCACCAACCCGACGTGTTAATTATTAATCCGGCTTTTTTAGGATATTACTCACTTGCAATGCTTAAAGAAGAATGCGGATGTTCCCGCCTTAAATGTGTTGCCTTGCTTTATGCAGTGGCGGAGCATTCTTTGTTAAAGCAATACGATGACTTTATTACTATTTACGATAGTCCCGAAGAAATAAAAAACAAGATAGAAAAGATTTCAAATCAGTATGAAGTCGAAAAAACAGAAGGAGAGGACGAACTCCAAACCCTTAGCGTTCGCGAAAGAGAAATAGTTGTATGTGTGGTCAAGGGACTTACAAACAGAGAGATTGCAGAACAGCTTTATCTGTCAGCTCATACAGTGATTACACACCGGCGTAATATTGCACGTAAACTGCAAATTCATAGTGCCAGTGGTCTTACTGTTTATGCAATTGTAAACAAGTTAATTGAATTGGACGACATAAAAAAATAA
- a CDS encoding hemerythrin domain-containing protein, protein MYKKGKYRETDKMSDLICDNYPMLLVMSRFGISMGFGEKNIKEVCKSNNVDTCTFLTVVNFLLNDEHTDVDVAKLSECFSMDALISYLQNSHTYFLDFRLPNIRRKLILAIETCPKDVAFVIQQFFDEYADEVFKHMQYEEKVVFPYVRGLLKGVKDSRYNISIFKKRHDQIEMKIIELKNLIIKYYPGKGSDLLNSVLFDIFSCEQELASHSIIEDHMFTPTIMELERKISTDHER, encoded by the coding sequence ATGTATAAAAAAGGAAAATATCGGGAGACCGATAAGATGAGTGATCTTATTTGCGACAACTATCCCATGCTATTGGTAATGAGTAGATTTGGAATCTCAATGGGTTTTGGCGAAAAGAATATTAAAGAGGTCTGCAAATCGAATAATGTTGACACTTGTACCTTTCTGACAGTAGTTAACTTTCTGCTGAACGATGAGCACACAGATGTTGACGTTGCCAAACTTTCTGAATGTTTCTCGATGGACGCATTGATTTCTTATCTGCAAAATTCCCACACCTATTTTCTGGACTTCAGATTGCCTAATATTCGTCGAAAGCTTATTTTGGCTATTGAAACTTGTCCCAAAGATGTGGCGTTTGTTATACAGCAGTTTTTCGATGAGTATGCAGACGAAGTTTTTAAGCACATGCAATATGAAGAAAAAGTTGTTTTTCCTTATGTGCGAGGACTGTTGAAAGGAGTAAAGGATAGCCGGTACAATATATCTATATTCAAAAAGAGACATGATCAGATTGAGATGAAAATCATAGAACTCAAAAACCTTATTATAAAATATTATCCGGGTAAGGGGAGCGACCTTTTAAATAGTGTACTGTTTGATATCTTTTCCTGCGAACAGGAACTAGCCTCACACAGCATAATTGAGGATCATATGTTTACTCCTACCATCATGGAACTTGAAAGAAAAATAAGCACAGATCATGAACGTTAA
- a CDS encoding nitronate monooxygenase: MKTLTIGDLKAHVPIIQGGMGVGISLSGLASAVANEGGIGVISSAGLGLLYNKLSTNFGEASILGLKEELKKAREKAKGIIGVNVMVAMTNFADMVKTAISEKADIIFSGAGLPLDLPSFLQKDSTTKLVPIVSSARAVRIICEKWMSQYNYLPDAVVVEGPKAGGHLGYKENQINDVNFSLEEILPQVVHEVSLFEEKYNKSIPVIAAGGIYTGEDIYRMMQLGASGVQLGTRFVTTDECDASDAFKEQYIAAKEEDIEIIKSPVGMPGRAIGGSFIQQVKEGIKQPKTCPFHCIKTCDISKSPYCIMLALYNAFKGNFNNGYAFAGSNAYKANRIMSVKETISDLMREWKEKEFFSKK; encoded by the coding sequence ATGAAAACATTGACTATCGGAGACCTGAAAGCTCATGTACCCATTATCCAAGGTGGAATGGGCGTAGGTATCTCTTTATCGGGCCTAGCCTCGGCAGTTGCAAACGAAGGAGGCATCGGCGTAATCTCCAGCGCCGGTTTAGGACTTTTATATAATAAACTATCAACCAATTTCGGGGAAGCAAGCATTTTGGGCCTTAAAGAAGAGCTCAAAAAAGCACGTGAAAAAGCAAAAGGCATTATCGGCGTAAACGTTATGGTTGCCATGACAAATTTTGCAGACATGGTAAAAACAGCTATTTCCGAAAAGGCAGACATTATCTTCAGCGGCGCTGGTCTTCCTCTTGATTTGCCAAGCTTCCTGCAAAAGGACAGCACAACAAAGCTTGTTCCAATTGTTTCTTCTGCACGTGCTGTACGTATTATCTGCGAAAAGTGGATGAGCCAGTACAACTATCTTCCCGATGCCGTTGTGGTAGAAGGGCCTAAAGCTGGGGGACACCTGGGATACAAAGAAAACCAGATAAACGATGTGAACTTTTCGCTGGAAGAAATATTACCACAGGTTGTTCACGAAGTTTCTCTTTTTGAAGAGAAGTATAATAAAAGCATACCGGTTATAGCTGCTGGAGGGATCTATACCGGAGAAGATATTTATCGCATGATGCAACTTGGAGCATCAGGCGTACAGTTAGGAACCCGTTTCGTTACAACCGACGAGTGCGATGCATCAGATGCTTTCAAAGAGCAGTACATTGCAGCCAAGGAAGAAGACATCGAAATAATAAAGAGCCCTGTCGGAATGCCTGGAAGAGCCATTGGAGGTTCTTTTATCCAACAAGTAAAAGAGGGGATTAAACAACCCAAAACTTGTCCGTTTCATTGCATTAAAACATGCGATATTTCAAAAAGTCCTTATTGTATCATGCTTGCGCTTTATAATGCATTTAAAGGTAATTTCAATAACGGCTACGCTTTCGCAGGATCAAATGCCTACAAAGCTAACCGTATTATGAGCGTAAAGGAAACGATTTCTGACCTAATGAGAGAGTGGAAAGAAAAAGAATTTTTCTCTAAGAAATAA
- a CDS encoding response regulator: MEKCISPFNAIASIKRIVFIFLFLLISYTLLANEKHPILIISSYNPDTRNTTQNITTFIEAYQKLGGKLPIVIENMNCKSLPEAHLWKERMKNILGKYTGERKPSLVMVLGQEAWASYLSFNDKNFANIPLVCGMVSNNTLHLPDSIPETKLWEPKSIFINEIDHSQPIRGYFYQYDIDKNIQLIKKLYPATRNIALITDNSFGGLVLQSLVIKKFQNYPDLSLIQLDGRKNNIYEISKKIEELPENSVILLGTWRVDVSDGYYIGNATYTMMSANPKVPAFTVTSVGLGHWALGGYIPNYRNIGADLAQDVVNVLKENNKSKSLKTEIIPNSYSFDARKLDEKKISKQSLPLFSTFVNEKESPLIEYKYEILLTITIFLCLFSLTGLYFYIRTKGLKDHLQDIEKDNLIILNNIKSSIKFVTPQFNVKWSNQVPFFCRSIDGGKYSCLASGSLEDFCPNCPITSAIKAKKESEVINEFPNKQFVRIFANPVIDNNSNLIGVVVKAEDVSEQMRIENELREAKERAEESDRLKSAFLANMSHEIRTPLNAIVGFSELLASADEQQEKNEYVNIINNNNEVLLQLINDILDLAKIEAGTLEFAFMDVDINKLLSDIEQSYRLKVDQHVKLVFEEKEPRCILRTDKNRILQVITNFINNAIKFTNEGSIEFGYHILNNEIYFYVSDTGCGIAQKEARKVFQRFVKLNSFSQGTGLGLSICQMIVERLGGKIGVNSEERKGSTFWFTLPYNPVEKDILESSINPESAIISEKMATLLIAEDNESNFRLYAAMLKKYKVFHARNGKEAIKLYKENNPDLILMDIKMPEMDGYEVTSVIRQENKAIPIIAVTAFAFGEDEQRIMKSGFNAYLSKPIKKEELHRTIHEQLTSSFHSNA; the protein is encoded by the coding sequence ATGGAAAAATGCATATCACCTTTCAACGCAATAGCATCTATAAAACGCATAGTTTTCATCTTTTTATTTTTACTAATTTCCTATACACTACTTGCAAACGAAAAACACCCGATTCTTATTATCAGTTCTTATAATCCAGACACACGGAACACCACGCAAAACATCACAACATTTATCGAAGCTTACCAAAAACTCGGAGGGAAGCTTCCTATCGTTATTGAAAATATGAATTGCAAGAGCCTGCCTGAAGCCCATTTGTGGAAAGAAAGAATGAAAAATATTCTTGGCAAATACACGGGTGAAAGGAAACCTTCATTAGTAATGGTACTAGGACAAGAAGCTTGGGCATCTTATCTATCATTTAATGATAAAAACTTTGCCAATATCCCATTAGTCTGCGGGATGGTAAGCAATAATACATTGCATCTTCCCGACTCTATTCCTGAAACAAAATTATGGGAACCAAAATCAATATTCATCAATGAAATAGATCACAGTCAACCTATCAGAGGCTATTTCTATCAATACGATATTGATAAAAACATTCAACTGATAAAAAAGCTTTATCCTGCCACTAGAAACATTGCACTTATTACTGACAACAGCTTTGGAGGTTTGGTTTTGCAATCGCTGGTAATAAAGAAATTCCAAAACTACCCGGATCTATCTCTGATACAACTTGACGGACGTAAAAATAACATTTATGAAATAAGTAAGAAAATTGAAGAATTGCCAGAAAATTCAGTCATTCTTCTTGGGACCTGGAGAGTAGATGTAAGCGACGGATATTATATTGGGAATGCTACATATACAATGATGTCTGCCAACCCGAAAGTCCCGGCTTTTACGGTGACATCTGTCGGTTTAGGACACTGGGCGCTGGGCGGGTACATTCCAAATTACAGAAATATTGGTGCTGATCTAGCCCAGGATGTTGTAAATGTTCTAAAAGAGAATAACAAAAGCAAATCGCTAAAGACAGAAATTATTCCCAATTCATATTCCTTCGATGCAAGGAAATTAGACGAAAAGAAGATAAGCAAACAATCGCTCCCCCTCTTTTCAACCTTTGTAAACGAAAAGGAATCTCCTTTAATCGAGTACAAATATGAGATACTGCTCACTATAACTATTTTTTTATGCCTATTCAGCCTCACCGGTCTCTACTTTTACATTCGCACCAAAGGGCTGAAAGATCACTTACAGGATATTGAAAAAGATAATCTGATTATTCTAAACAACATCAAATCATCAATTAAGTTTGTAACCCCTCAGTTTAATGTAAAATGGAGCAACCAGGTTCCTTTCTTTTGCCGTTCCATAGATGGGGGGAAATACAGTTGTCTGGCATCTGGATCTTTGGAAGACTTCTGTCCAAACTGTCCTATCACCAGTGCTATTAAAGCTAAGAAGGAATCGGAAGTGATTAATGAGTTTCCCAATAAACAATTTGTAAGGATATTTGCCAATCCCGTTATAGACAATAATTCTAATTTAATTGGTGTTGTTGTTAAAGCAGAAGACGTTTCAGAACAGATGCGAATTGAAAACGAACTGCGTGAGGCAAAAGAGCGTGCCGAAGAATCCGACAGGTTAAAGTCGGCATTTCTTGCAAATATGAGTCACGAGATCCGGACACCACTCAACGCGATTGTTGGTTTTTCAGAATTGCTCGCCTCGGCGGACGAGCAACAAGAAAAAAATGAATACGTTAATATCATCAATAACAATAACGAAGTTCTGTTACAACTAATAAATGACATTCTGGATCTTGCCAAAATAGAAGCAGGGACTCTCGAGTTTGCATTCATGGACGTTGATATCAATAAATTGCTTTCAGACATAGAACAGAGCTACAGACTCAAAGTTGATCAGCATGTTAAGCTTGTTTTCGAAGAAAAAGAACCGCGATGTATACTCAGGACTGACAAAAACCGAATATTGCAGGTAATTACAAACTTTATAAACAATGCCATCAAGTTTACAAACGAAGGAAGCATTGAATTTGGTTACCACATACTCAATAATGAAATCTATTTCTACGTATCCGATACCGGATGTGGTATTGCACAGAAAGAAGCCCGAAAAGTTTTTCAGCGCTTTGTTAAACTAAACAGCTTTTCTCAGGGAACAGGACTTGGGCTCTCTATCTGCCAGATGATTGTTGAACGCTTGGGTGGAAAGATAGGCGTTAATTCTGAAGAAAGAAAAGGGTCAACTTTTTGGTTTACTTTACCCTATAATCCTGTTGAAAAGGATATATTGGAATCTTCCATTAATCCTGAAAGCGCCATCATATCTGAGAAGATGGCCACCTTGCTAATCGCTGAAGATAATGAAAGTAACTTCAGGCTCTATGCCGCTATGCTGAAAAAGTATAAAGTATTTCATGCCAGAAACGGGAAAGAGGCTATAAAACTTTACAAAGAAAACAACCCCGATCTTATCTTAATGGATATCAAGATGCCAGAAATGGACGGATACGAGGTAACCTCCGTTATCCGTCAGGAAAACAAAGCCATACCCATCATTGCTGTAACGGCTTTTGCTTTTGGTGAAGACGAACAACGTATCATGAAAAGTGGGTTTAATGCTTATTTATCCAAGCCAATTAAAAAAGAAGAACTACATAGAACCATTCATGAACAATTAACGAGCTCTTTTCATTCAAACGCATAG